A single window of Nicotiana tomentosiformis chromosome 1, ASM39032v3, whole genome shotgun sequence DNA harbors:
- the LOC104090289 gene encoding uncharacterized protein: MKPIAWMPGAIPNLKSLVRDLASTSTYAEHSWRDLSKGRWEAKNYGLGKYAVMRPSSRKEETSAPVPKLAKDNKRKRASTSKHPTLKTKTARKPRKNTIPLTEESVRRLRDEDEEEEENDGSILVARVKKSAEAPKATESMKTAKILFCDGGVLGRELVEVPESSRIEATFHHNEPMVGTTVGDGHEAPRDGENAPSDSLGVIEIRGSPLVPSFSEEMIREARALKTLTFPNPREIHPTPYLKGLFNGVQVKVHRVIFFPFPIVHATPLLQTDHPLRILFQIIVLGFNR, translated from the exons atgaagc CGATTGCTTGGATGCCTGGTGCTattcctaaccttaagagcttggtacgggacctggcttcgacctccacatatgccgagcACTCGTGGCgtgacttgtcaaagggccgatgggaggctaaAAATTATG GCCTGGGCAAAtatgcggtcatgaggccctcGTCTAGAAAGGAAGAGACTTCGGCCCCGGTTCCAAAACTGGCGAAGGATAACAaaagaaaaagggcctctacCTCCAAGCATCCAACACTTAAGACaaagacggctcgtaagccgaggaagaacaccATCCCTTTGACCGAAGAGTCAGTTCGGCGTctgagggatgaagacgaagaggaagaagaaaatgacgggtccatattggtggcccgagtgaagaaaagcGCCGAGGCTCCAAAGGCTACTGAATCGATGAAGACCGCAAAGATTCTATTTTGTGATGGGGGAGTCTTGGGAAGAGAATTGGTCGAAGTCCCTGAATCATCGAGGATTGAGGCTACCTTccaccataatgagccaatgGTGGGTACGACTGTGGGGGATGGTCACGAGGCCCCTCGAGATGgagagaatgccccaagtgattcacttggggtaATAGAAATTCGAGGATCCCCGCTAGTCCCCTCATTTTCCGAGGAAATGATTCGAGAGGCTCGAGCCTTGAAGACCCTTACGTTTCCAAATCCGAGAGAAATTCATCCCACTCCATATCTTAAAGGCCTATTTAATGGGGTCCAGGTGAAAGTCCACAGAGTAATATTCTTTCCATTTCCAATCGTCCATGCGACCCCTTTATTGCAAACAGACCACCCTTTAAGAATATTATTCCAAATTATAGTTTTGGGATTTAATCGATAA